GCGCAGACCTGGGGCCTCACGCAACAGGCCAATCCGCCCGCGAAGCCGCCTCCCCAGTTGCCGCCGCCGGTCGCACCGTTGCCTTGGCGGCGGGTGCCCACCGCGGTTCGTTTCCGTGAATCGATGACCGGTGGACTGCAACTCACGGTGGACCCCGTGCCGGCTTGGACGGACGCCCCCTCCGCAAACGTTCGCCGAGACGTGCGGGCCACCCTCACCGTCAGCGCCGAGGTTGACGACCTGGAGGACTTGCTGCGAGACCCTCGGCACGCAGTCAGCCGTGCCACGGCCGAACTCGATCTGCTGTGGTTCACCGCCTCCTTGCCGACACCGGATGCGCAACGACGTGAGACGGCCCGGGTCAAAGTGGCCATCCCGACGGTGAGCGTGACCTTGCTGGAGCCACTGCCATCAAACCGGGAGGAAAGGGTATGGCGCGCCATGCGGCACTGGCTGCACAGCCGAGGGCGCGCGGAGCTTCACGACTGGATCGTTCAGCAGGGCCTGAGGCGCCGAGCGCTGCGCCTTCTCCTATGGATGCTTAGCCTGGAAAGCCGCAGCGCTCGACAGTCCATACTTTTCGCTGTGGAGAAGCTGCCGCTGCCGCCTTTCCTGGGCCGGTCGCTTCAGAAAACCCTGGTCGGCCTGTTGAAGGTGGCGAGCCACCATGGCGAGGCCCGGGTACTGCGCTATGACCTCGGAACGGTGGCACCGCCGGCAGGCGTGGCGTGGCCATTCTCCGGGCCCGTGCGCATCCTTACGGCCAAGCGGGTGCACTACGGTGATGGTCCTGGCTACCGCCAGCGCCCCAGCACGGGCGCGCTCGATCCGTGGCTGCCCCCGCGCGTGCCTACCCACTTCTGGCGGGCGCTGCACGAGTTGCACGTGCTGGTGATCGCCGAGGGTTCGCAGGGCGAGGCCATCTCGGCCGACGACTGGCCGGTGGATCAGTGGCCGGCGGACATCAGGCGCCAGGACTGGCGTGTGCTCGGTCGCGGCACGTGGACGGTGAACAACCTGCCGCTGCTCACCACCGACATGCCGCAGCTCAGGGACCATGCCACGCTGGCCGATGCATGGGTGGACACCGCGTCGCTGGCGGCCTTCGTCGCGCGCTGCTTCCTCCAATCGTCTTTCTGGCGACTGCGGCTGCCTCACTACCCGACGCCGCTACCCAGCGCGCCCAACCCCCTGCCCAACGACTACACGCTGGGGGCCGACCAGACGCTGGGTCCGCTGCCAGGGCAGACGCTCGACACGGTCACAGGCCGCTATGTAGAGGCCGACTGGCCCGGCGTGCGAATCACCCGGACGTTCGTGCCCATGGTCAAGGACAGGCCGGTCAAGATCGCGCTGACGCGCTTTGAGCCACAGGCAGTGCCTGCGTCGATGCCTCGGTCAGCCGTCCTGCTCATCCATGCCTTCGTCACCTCGGGGTACATGTTCGCTACGCCCAGAGCGCCGACCAACGCCGTGCAGGCGCTGACGGCGGCGGGCTTCGACATTTGGGTCGTCGACCTGCGCACGAGCGTGGCGCTGCCCTCCAGTCACCAGGACTGGGACTTCGATGTGCTGGGCCGGGAGGACGTGCCCGCTGCGGTGCGCCATGTCTTCGAGGCAAGCGGCAATCGCCCCATCCACGTCGTGGCGCAGTGCATGGGGTCGGCCGTCTTCAACATGGCGGTGCTGGGCGGCCATCTGCGCGACAGTGGCGGGAAATCGATGGTGGCCTCTTCGGTGCAGGTACAGGTGTCCATGGACATCGTCCCCAGCTATCCGAACCACCTCAAATCGACACTCCTTCACGCCATGGAATGGGCACTGGGGGTGGAGCAGGTCGACGTGGTGGCCGACACCCGCACCTTGACCGCCCGGCGCCGAGGTGCCGCGGTGGTCGACCGGCTGCTATGGAGCTGGCCGGTCAACGATGTCGACGCCATGCGCATGCGCGACAACCGGCTCAACCTGCCCCGACAGGACGAGGTGCCTGGCATGCGCCGCATCAGCGCCCTCTACGGCCGCATCCTGTCCTGGGACAACGTCGGCGACGATGTCCGGCGTCACTTGCCGGAGCTGTTTCGCCATGCCAGCATGCGGGCGATTCGCCATCTCATGCGAATGGAACGCGCCGGACGGCTGGTCAATTTCCATGGCGAGGACGTCTATGTCCACGACGACAAGATCGCCGCCCACTACGACTTCCCCGTGCTGTTCGTCCATGGTCCGTTCGCCACGACGTTCGCGCAGGGCACCACACGGCGATCGAAGATCCGCCTCGATCGGCTACAGCCGGCGTATCCCCATTGCCGGCTGGTGCTCCGACAGCGCCGCGGGACCCGGGGCATAACGCCGCCACGCCCGTGGGGGGCATTTCGACCTGTGGGTGAGCGAGGACGCCCCGCAGTTCTTCGACGCCTTGGTCCAGTTTCTCCGGGCGCCGACGGGAACGCCTGCCCTCGGCACCGCTGCGCCGCCGTCAAAGCAACAAAGGCGACTGCCCTCATGGCTGCGCATCGGCAGGTGGCAGCCCGGTCAAGACGCACAGCACGGGCTCCTGCGCTTGTCGTTCGCCTGGCCGTTCGCGGAACACGGCGGAGCCTGGTGCCAGGTGGTTGCGGTCGGCGTCAGCGGCGCGGCCGTCCACCCGAGCGTCCAGTTCGAAGTGCTGAAGGACTGGACGAACATCGACCTGCTCTACGGAGCGGGCACATTGGAAGTCCAGCTGCCGGCTCGCCTACAACACTGGTGGATCTGCGTCGTCTGCCGGGAATCGGCCGCGGCCTTGTTTCCTGGAACCAACGACATCGAAAAAGGTACTGGACACGCCGTCTGGTGGGACTGCCTCGATCCGACCAGTCCCACTATGGGCCCGCATCTCGCCAAGGACCAGGGGCCGCATTTGGGCGTGGCCGGGGCTGGTCAACACCGCTTACCCAAGTTCGGCAACGTCGGCAGCACCTTCAACAAGATCCTGGGACCGAGAACTCTGCCGAGGTTCTTCGATGCAGAGGTTAGAACCAGCTCTTCCGGCACCCGCGGCGGACTCCATCCCGACTACCTGCGGGCCTTCCAAAGCCGGCACCATCATCCCGTCGGCAGCGTCCGCCTTAACGCGCGGGCATTCCGACAGCTGTCACGGCAGAACGACGTGCGGCTGCTCATCGGTTCCTGCCGTTACCAAGCCAGCGGCTTCGAGCAGCAGCACGCTGACCGGGTGCTGGCGCGCATCGTCCTCCAGGCGCCGGACGCGCAGAACGCCACGTTGTTGGACGGCCTTGATGCCGCCTTGCTGCTGGGCGACTTGGTCTACGCCGATGCCACCTACGGCCTGATGGACACCCCCCACCGCCGCCCGGCTGCGCGCCCAATACGCCGACCTGTGGTGCGGCTCCGCAGGCGCCCTCGCCAGCCGGGTGCCGACCTGGCTGTGCGTGGACGACCACGAGATCCGCGACGACTGGTTCAATGGACTGCGCAACGGGCGTGACGATTCCGCGAACGACACCCTGCGCCGAGAAGCCGCCTTCGGCTGCCTGATGGCTGGCCTGGGCGGCGGCGTCGCCGCCGACCGGTTCTGGTACTCGTTCGAGACCTCGGGTTTCCGCTTCGCCGTCCTCGACCTGAGGACCGAGCGCATGCCGCCGGGAGGC
The sequence above is a segment of the Aquabacterium sp. J223 genome. Coding sequences within it:
- a CDS encoding GMC oxidoreductase, whose product is MTSTRHVPAHWLSRGVEVLLDDSRHLDLTRPIDVLIVGSGYGGSVAAARLSAMAAADTTQRLRVVVLERGDEFLPGAFPDRFEQLIPQTRIERPLKQGQAIDEAQQGLDHALFDIRLSDEVTAIVGNGLGGGSLINAGVVERPEAAVFDRDLWPTALRTPARAGDATALDGAFASVERMLGAGPFVPTPAKSSALVDDLDPLSRAAGATPRVRPPNVAVTQGTPQPAPVPLTLPNSAGVRQAPCTRCGNCITGCNFAAKNTLPMNYLALAWQQGAELYTGATVLAVEPSSTDEPGWVVTLRRTHDRRERDVPGSVHRLTARRVVLCAGTFGTPQILHQSLSTEAGRRALGHLDPGSGGQLGKGVSCNGDGIAAIHAQAREMEVGSQGTDPLRSGSGRATVGPTATGMIDLRTRRSLSDRRSLRDRFIIQDGAVPYPFARLFEEAVTTFSAAHATADWNMRGETDAAIDDPLALNSHKQQRTQFLLLMGHDDAGWHMQFTSSATRAGDGRHTVALTRVSLAPRQEEPSFKTERCRQADVDKVVSALARGRFGGRYVPNPLWSPAPADLLDATKSSQQLPSGEKAVAPVLAERSVTVHPLGGCRMADSAERGVVNSIGQVFSSAVGTDVHDSLVVLDGSIVPTSLGINPLLTIAALADRACDALAQTWGLTQQANPPAKPPPQLPPPVAPLPWRRVPTAVRFRESMTGGLQLTVDPVPAWTDAPSANVRRDVRATLTVSAEVDDLEDLLRDPRHAVSRATAELDLLWFTASLPTPDAQRRETARVKVAIPTVSVTLLEPLPSNREERVWRAMRHWLHSRGRAELHDWIVQQGLRRRALRLLLWMLSLESRSARQSILFAVEKLPLPPFLGRSLQKTLVGLLKVASHHGEARVLRYDLGTVAPPAGVAWPFSGPVRILTAKRVHYGDGPGYRQRPSTGALDPWLPPRVPTHFWRALHELHVLVIAEGSQGEAISADDWPVDQWPADIRRQDWRVLGRGTWTVNNLPLLTTDMPQLRDHATLADAWVDTASLAAFVARCFLQSSFWRLRLPHYPTPLPSAPNPLPNDYTLGADQTLGPLPGQTLDTVTGRYVEADWPGVRITRTFVPMVKDRPVKIALTRFEPQAVPASMPRSAVLLIHAFVTSGYMFATPRAPTNAVQALTAAGFDIWVVDLRTSVALPSSHQDWDFDVLGREDVPAAVRHVFEASGNRPIHVVAQCMGSAVFNMAVLGGHLRDSGGKSMVASSVQVQVSMDIVPSYPNHLKSTLLHAMEWALGVEQVDVVADTRTLTARRRGAAVVDRLLWSWPVNDVDAMRMRDNRLNLPRQDEVPGMRRISALYGRILSWDNVGDDVRRHLPELFRHASMRAIRHLMRMERAGRLVNFHGEDVYVHDDKIAAHYDFPVLFVHGPFATTFAQGTTRRSKIRLDRLQPAYPHCRLVLRQRRGTRGITPPRPWGAFRPVGERGRPAVLRRLGPVSPGADGNACPRHRCAAVKATKATALMAAHRQVAARSRRTARAPALVVRLAVRGTRRSLVPGGCGRRQRRGRPPERPVRSAEGLDEHRPALRSGHIGSPAAGSPTTLVDLRRLPGIGRGLVSWNQRHRKRYWTRRLVGLPRSDQSHYGPASRQGPGAAFGRGRGWSTPLTQVRQRRQHLQQDPGTENSAEVLRCRG